In Prunus dulcis chromosome 2, ALMONDv2, whole genome shotgun sequence, a single genomic region encodes these proteins:
- the LOC117619219 gene encoding uncharacterized protein LOC117619219 has translation MVKKRLCCCGWFIIFCHLLLAALVCSKNHGNPANDLVEIINNNRTAHKLSKLNDSPGLGCIALQYAELCKGNCSINNTVKCKPSEDDFTEVFAPDCGVELPTFGTITGHIVGCQSKYLEPSLAFAHVLVRDSKALSILRNKSHTEVGVGMVRVHKGPFFWSVLFSSGKTNSTFVLENRGAGIQQKKGCYSGSSIPCSAGQQNASLVLNNVMIMGFLCVVYLLKQFHFNL, from the exons ATGGTGAAGAAGCGGCTTTGTTGCTGTGGGTGGTTCATAATTTTCTGTCATCTACTGCTAGCAGCTCTTGTTTGCTCCAAGAACCATG GAAACCCTGCAAATGATCTTGTCGAGATTATCAACAACAACCGAACAGCCCATAAACTTTCAAAACTAAATGACAGTCCTGGACTCGGGTGCATTGCGCTGCAATATGCCGAATTGTGCAAGGGAAACTGCTCTATCAACAACACTGTAAAATGCAAACCATCTGAAGATGACTTCACCGAAGTTTTTGCCCCCGATTGTGGTGTGGAACTACCAACTTTTGGCACCATAACTGGCCACATTGTGGGTTGCCAATCCAAGTATCTTGAGCCATCACTAGCCTTTGCACATGTTCTTGTTCGAGACAGCAAGGCTTTATCAATTCTGAGAAATAAATCACATACCGAGGTGGGTGTAGGCATGGTTCGGGTTCATAAAGGGCCATTCTTTTGGAGTGTTCTTTTCAGCAGTGGGAAGACAAACTCTACATTTGTTCTTGAAAATCGCGGTGCAGGGATCCAGCAAAAGAAAGGGTGCTATAGTGGAAGCAGCATACCATGCAGTGCAGGACAACAGAATGCTTCTCTGGTTTTGAACAATGTTATGATCATGGGTTTTCTATGCGTTGTTTATCTTTTGAAACAGTTTCACTTCAATTTGTAA